One genomic region from Sphingobacterium multivorum encodes:
- a CDS encoding AcvB/VirJ family lysyl-phosphatidylglycerol hydrolase, whose protein sequence is MNTAHYKADRLLLLLFFWLSLALKPLHAEVLPSYVIPLKDANNKQKTMLVFITGDGGYNDFSKNLLAYFSLDGYPRLVIDAKKYFWKKKTPQEAGREFERYIDHFRKEWDCNQIYLIGHSFSAGVLPFVLNNFSDSLKKSIRHVTYLSPDQYASFEVTVSTMLNWKQKANGYEVLSEVLKLRQFPSTYVFCKEGEEDLVKMFRNAGLKVDVLAGPHNYNRDFKTIYNTVRLR, encoded by the coding sequence ATGAACACTGCACATTATAAAGCAGATAGATTATTGCTATTGCTATTTTTTTGGCTAAGTCTTGCCCTAAAACCATTACACGCAGAAGTACTGCCAAGTTATGTCATTCCACTTAAAGATGCCAATAACAAACAAAAAACAATGCTTGTATTTATTACGGGTGATGGTGGTTATAATGACTTTAGTAAAAACCTGTTAGCTTATTTCTCACTCGATGGATATCCTCGTTTGGTCATCGATGCAAAAAAATATTTCTGGAAAAAGAAAACGCCGCAAGAAGCGGGCAGGGAATTCGAACGATATATTGACCATTTCAGAAAAGAATGGGACTGCAATCAGATTTATTTGATAGGACATTCATTTTCTGCGGGAGTGTTGCCCTTTGTCCTGAATAATTTTTCGGATTCATTGAAAAAGTCAATCCGACATGTTACCTATTTGTCGCCCGATCAGTATGCGAGTTTCGAGGTGACCGTATCAACTATGCTCAACTGGAAACAGAAAGCCAATGGCTATGAGGTACTTTCTGAAGTGCTGAAGCTGAGGCAATTCCCTTCAACTTACGTTTTTTGTAAAGAGGGCGAAGAAGATCTCGTGAAAATGTTTCGTAATGCGGGATTAAAGGTCGATGTATTGGCTGGACCGCATAATTATAATCGTGATTTTAAGACGATTTATAATACTGTTCGATTAAGATAG
- a CDS encoding DUF4249 family protein, whose amino-acid sequence MRFLLIIVACFLVVSCQKSAVDEGQSYDMIVEGGINTMYKEQYIQLKKLDGLKSNSGTIGISGATVRVTNGPNTIEFNDLGEGLYYGELFNLKDTVGNVFQLTITLNGKSYEAQDQLIPVVPIENAFLPVEKNNLNGKWGVKVSKHLFGMRTSNKWLIMPQKDFSEDDISSFRSPFSYSYRLGAPNVLNNLLGKTYNYEVSLKDSLIVSKFSESPRYSRFIYNLFQETEWKGLLSAVPANVEGNISNNALGFFYVMDGVRKSIPIKDIRTGK is encoded by the coding sequence ATGAGATTCTTATTGATTATAGTTGCTTGTTTTTTAGTGGTTTCTTGTCAGAAGTCAGCTGTAGACGAGGGGCAATCGTACGATATGATTGTTGAAGGCGGGATTAATACCATGTACAAAGAGCAGTATATCCAATTAAAGAAATTGGATGGGCTAAAGTCTAATTCAGGGACTATTGGGATTAGCGGAGCCACCGTCCGCGTAACCAATGGTCCCAATACGATTGAATTCAATGATTTGGGTGAAGGGCTTTACTATGGGGAGCTGTTCAACCTCAAGGACACCGTAGGAAATGTATTTCAGCTTACGATTACTTTGAATGGGAAATCATATGAAGCACAGGATCAATTGATACCCGTGGTACCGATTGAAAATGCCTTTCTGCCGGTAGAAAAAAATAACTTGAATGGCAAATGGGGGGTAAAAGTCAGTAAACATCTGTTCGGGATGCGAACCTCTAATAAATGGCTTATTATGCCGCAAAAGGATTTTTCCGAAGACGATATCTCTTCTTTTCGATCTCCTTTTAGTTATAGTTATCGTTTGGGCGCGCCCAACGTACTGAACAACTTACTTGGGAAGACATATAATTATGAAGTATCGTTGAAGGACAGTTTAATCGTCTCTAAGTTTTCTGAATCGCCACGTTACTCCCGTTTTATTTATAATCTATTTCAGGAGACAGAATGGAAAGGTTTATTGTCTGCAGTACCTGCTAATGTCGAAGGTAACATTTCAAACAATGCTCTTGGCTTTTTTTATGTGATGGACGGTGTTCGTAAATCTATTCCAATAAAGGACATTAGAACCGGTAAATAG
- a CDS encoding FecR family protein: protein MEENNTSRFIPYDLIQKELDGTISEREGVLLGRWISEDVENHDLYHEVRSIADDLIVLECYKKVDTGSQWEKFKNQLDKTGDHQKPEIATAVRTIWKPWMKFVAAAVLFVVGFAGYLNFDRWMGNEIRLYGSVAQQPTLLPDGSIITLQAGAEAMFNKRTFPQQRTVELKKGKALFDVKHQTGSSFVVDLEHNYVRDIGTTFEVNLLKDDVEVFVKEGVVALSSGKGDHAKELVLQKNQKGLYKRQTASLSKIDLSVDNDTDVAQKLSYSNVRLDSICSDLEKHFRANITVVGDSLKARKLSMYFDGQTLNEIVQILSKTLNVKWKTGKKGYSIYE from the coding sequence ATGGAAGAAAACAATACTTCAAGATTTATTCCTTATGACTTGATTCAGAAAGAGCTGGATGGGACTATTTCCGAAAGGGAAGGAGTGTTGCTTGGGCGTTGGATTTCGGAGGATGTGGAAAACCACGATCTATACCACGAAGTTAGAAGTATAGCTGACGACCTTATAGTACTGGAATGCTATAAAAAAGTAGATACTGGTAGCCAATGGGAAAAATTTAAAAATCAGTTGGATAAAACAGGGGATCATCAAAAACCGGAGATCGCGACAGCGGTACGAACAATCTGGAAACCCTGGATGAAATTTGTGGCTGCAGCCGTATTGTTCGTGGTCGGTTTTGCCGGTTACCTGAACTTCGACCGTTGGATGGGCAATGAAATCCGATTATATGGATCAGTAGCTCAGCAGCCTACCCTACTTCCCGATGGTTCGATCATCACACTACAGGCCGGAGCTGAAGCGATGTTCAACAAAAGGACATTTCCACAGCAAAGAACTGTCGAGCTCAAAAAGGGAAAAGCGCTATTCGATGTCAAACATCAAACAGGAAGCTCCTTTGTGGTTGATCTTGAACATAATTATGTACGTGATATCGGCACTACCTTTGAGGTCAATTTACTGAAAGATGATGTCGAAGTATTTGTGAAAGAGGGGGTAGTAGCCTTAAGTAGTGGAAAGGGTGATCATGCAAAAGAGCTTGTTTTACAGAAAAATCAAAAGGGCCTTTATAAAAGACAAACAGCGTCTTTATCTAAAATTGATCTGTCGGTAGACAATGATACTGACGTAGCGCAAAAGCTGAGCTACTCAAATGTTCGGTTGGATAGTATCTGCTCAGATTTGGAAAAGCACTTTCGGGCGAATATAACTGTCGTTGGAGATAGTTTAAAAGCACGGAAGCTCAGCATGTATTTTGATGGGCAGACGCTCAATGAGATCGTTCAGATTCTTTCCAAAACCTTAAATGTGAAATGGAAAACTGGTAAAAAGGGATATAGTATCTACGAATAG
- a CDS encoding DUF5686 and carboxypeptidase-like regulatory domain-containing protein, whose product MQVFFMQYRFLLVLLFFTSRLFGQGTSLTGIVLDASTAKPIQGVTVKLSNTAKSVATNKEGHFQLPSVPDNWELLFSAVGYKKQVFPMSVAQGKKVLIIRLEDEQQSLDEVVVNAPKKRKYTNKHNPTVDLIRKVIEKRDENNALNGAAGSYQEYEKLSMSLSIQNQKVDKSRLLKRFGFLKQGMDTLRYPGRSLVPIFMDEKIGQRKLDAVKGNSFVLLGENQSRVDQYLDEDGIDEYLDKIYGETNIYDTDVSIGNRRFLSPIATLGPSFYKYYLVDTLKDSKPWHAKIRVEPRNREDALFSGFIYIRLDGSYALDQAELTINEATNINWVKGLNIVLNYSENQAHRFFLSRGVLTIDMGIFKDGMGLFGEKVTSRSPSSETQLAVNGKALTRTGPQNPNGIDWNLARPEKLSKLEAQAFTNIDSLKQSKSFKNLMALGSFIMSGYYGRGVIEIGPVPSFYSFNPVEGSRFKFGGNTTDIFSKTLVLDGYGAYGTKDRQWKYNMGATYSLNGESVYKFPVKLVSAKVSKEVQVPGQDLNFIDNDNFLLSFRRGENDKMFYLQRRQIEYWQEFENHLSFKVGFFNQILSPAGILTYDRRAFRRSNGNELWTSAFTGEIRWAPHEKLYQGKRYRRIINTGQPIFTLAAQVGVKGLLGGDYNYQRFILNANKRFFASQFGFADIVFESGIQFGKVPYPLMIIHRANQTYSYQLNSYNLMNSMEFMSDKYTSLLLQHSFNGFFLNKVPLLKKLDLREIASVKMLYGAVDASNRYTKNFDELPKDPREPQLFSLNNGAYIEGSVGLSNIFKILRVDLVRRFTYLDNPGVSPWGVRAKIGIDF is encoded by the coding sequence ATGCAAGTTTTTTTTATGCAATATCGTTTCTTATTGGTTTTACTGTTCTTTACTTCTCGACTATTTGGACAAGGAACTTCATTAACAGGGATTGTCCTCGATGCCTCAACGGCAAAACCCATTCAAGGTGTTACTGTAAAACTTTCCAATACGGCCAAATCTGTAGCAACAAATAAAGAGGGGCATTTTCAGCTACCATCCGTGCCTGACAACTGGGAATTATTATTTAGTGCCGTTGGCTATAAAAAACAGGTATTCCCGATGAGTGTCGCACAGGGCAAGAAGGTTCTTATTATCCGTTTGGAAGATGAACAACAAAGTCTTGATGAAGTTGTCGTGAATGCGCCTAAAAAGAGGAAATACACGAATAAACATAATCCAACAGTCGATTTAATCCGTAAAGTAATTGAAAAAAGAGACGAAAATAATGCCCTAAATGGGGCCGCAGGGAGCTATCAGGAATATGAGAAGCTATCGATGTCCCTGTCTATCCAAAATCAAAAGGTGGATAAATCCCGCTTACTCAAACGTTTCGGATTCTTGAAACAGGGGATGGATACGCTAAGGTATCCCGGGAGGTCGCTGGTACCCATATTCATGGATGAAAAAATCGGTCAGCGAAAATTGGATGCCGTTAAAGGTAATAGCTTTGTTTTACTGGGGGAGAATCAATCGCGCGTAGATCAGTACCTGGATGAAGACGGTATTGATGAGTATCTGGACAAAATTTATGGCGAAACAAATATCTATGATACGGATGTCTCTATTGGGAATAGACGTTTTTTGAGCCCTATCGCGACGTTGGGACCTTCGTTTTATAAATATTACCTGGTTGACACTTTGAAGGATAGTAAACCTTGGCATGCCAAAATACGCGTAGAGCCACGCAATAGGGAGGATGCACTTTTTTCAGGCTTCATCTATATCCGCTTAGATGGGAGTTATGCCTTAGATCAAGCGGAGCTGACCATCAACGAAGCGACCAATATCAATTGGGTGAAGGGGTTAAATATTGTTTTGAATTATTCGGAAAATCAAGCACATCGTTTTTTTCTGAGTAGGGGAGTCCTGACGATAGACATGGGAATCTTTAAGGATGGTATGGGTTTGTTTGGGGAGAAAGTAACCAGCAGATCACCTTCCAGTGAAACACAACTCGCTGTTAATGGTAAAGCATTGACACGAACAGGACCACAGAATCCGAATGGAATTGACTGGAATCTTGCGAGACCTGAGAAACTGAGTAAGCTGGAGGCGCAGGCCTTTACGAATATCGATAGTTTAAAACAATCAAAATCTTTCAAAAATCTGATGGCATTGGGCTCCTTTATCATGTCGGGCTATTATGGCCGCGGTGTTATCGAAATAGGGCCAGTACCTTCATTCTATAGTTTTAACCCTGTCGAAGGAAGCCGATTTAAATTTGGGGGCAACACGACGGATATTTTTAGCAAGACATTGGTCCTGGATGGTTATGGTGCCTATGGTACGAAAGATAGGCAATGGAAATATAATATGGGGGCTACTTACTCCCTTAACGGTGAATCGGTATACAAATTTCCGGTAAAGTTAGTCTCCGCTAAGGTTAGTAAAGAGGTGCAGGTGCCGGGGCAGGATCTCAATTTTATTGACAATGACAATTTTTTGCTTTCATTCAGAAGAGGGGAAAATGACAAAATGTTTTATCTACAGCGGAGGCAGATCGAATATTGGCAGGAGTTTGAAAACCATTTATCCTTTAAAGTGGGGTTCTTCAATCAAATCCTTAGCCCGGCTGGTATCTTAACGTATGACCGTCGCGCTTTTAGAAGAAGTAACGGCAATGAGCTGTGGACTTCTGCTTTCACCGGAGAGATTCGCTGGGCTCCACATGAGAAATTATACCAGGGAAAACGTTATCGACGTATCATCAATACGGGCCAACCTATTTTTACCTTAGCCGCACAGGTTGGTGTGAAAGGTTTATTGGGTGGAGATTATAACTACCAACGTTTCATATTAAATGCCAATAAGCGATTTTTTGCGTCCCAATTTGGTTTTGCCGATATCGTATTTGAATCGGGTATCCAATTTGGAAAGGTTCCTTATCCGCTGATGATTATTCATCGGGCAAATCAAACGTATTCATACCAGCTCAACTCCTATAATTTGATGAATTCGATGGAATTTATGAGCGATAAATATACATCACTATTGCTTCAACATTCATTTAATGGTTTTTTTCTGAATAAAGTTCCGCTTTTGAAAAAACTGGATCTCCGGGAGATTGCCTCTGTAAAGATGTTGTATGGCGCTGTTGATGCCTCCAACAGATACACAAAAAATTTTGATGAATTGCCCAAGGATCCGCGCGAACCGCAGCTGTTCTCGCTTAATAATGGGGCCTATATAGAAGGTAGTGTTGGGCTGAGTAATATCTTTAAAATTTTACGGGTCGATCTGGTTCGCCGTTTTACGTACCTGGATAATCCGGGGGTATCTCCATGGGGTGTGCGGGCAAAGATCGGTATTGATTTTTGA
- a CDS encoding TonB-dependent receptor yields the protein MKDRILYRLLFFCWLVMVVCSKAIGQNSPAELRISIDTHNKQIIQILTEIHKTYDISMSYDEQIFNKDIIYSRSFDKSNLEEVLNYLLKDSNVGFTIINRALIFYEEDKTFTIKGRVVDSLSGENLIGATLLIAEKGKSSLSNKYGFYSLTLPRGEYSCYVSYLGYKTRVVSLNAALENNYLVIKLAPVDFNLSEVVVNVDSSLTAQHMGSFTDKINWTQTRRNAFYKGEADIMKVLQMQNGINGLTEGGSNLFVRGSGKDQNLILLDEAVVYNPSHLFGLTSVFNSDILKNTQLYKDAIPANLGGRLSSIMDMSTRDGDANAFHVFGGSSLLIARVGAEGPFIKKGKGAFIATARGSILNAFNTDYRLFNVKGKYSDYNVKFNYTFDEKNRVYLSGYYGQDKVISPNKNTNRWGNWTSTLRWNHVHSDRLFMNLSAIFSDYHNKLDVSKPESSDNQIWLTRIRDFSLKSDFTYFMGLDRTLDFGLQGTLHRFNPGEISPVNSNTEDNIFRAQAYDYTGYISFNWKIDSAFRIVAGMRANAFFNASFGRYYLLDGSSYKPLSNDADKKKSYYGLEPRLSLQYKMSNDYAFRLAYNRSYQYLQLLQNDELAFSSLEAWVPAGLNIKPQYVDAISFRINRLLYRGNIGLEGYWKRMGNQVELIDHAQLILNPFIETQLRQGKGRAYGLELSVNQRIGEFSGSIFYSWSRSFRKINGINKGKEYAANFDIPHVLKSNLSYDLGRSVHLNAFYTIHTGRPLTYPIGFMEYEGIYVPVYSSRNSHRMPTFSRFDLNCSVDLETIRQRERGRRHTLNFGLYNIFDQRNPLYYSFSEDSNGNLAIQKTSFSGRVPSISYTMRF from the coding sequence ATGAAAGATAGGATACTGTATCGTCTGCTCTTTTTCTGCTGGTTAGTTATGGTTGTATGTTCGAAAGCCATCGGACAGAACTCCCCTGCTGAATTACGGATTTCAATTGACACGCACAACAAACAGATCATTCAGATACTTACCGAAATTCATAAAACATACGATATATCCATGTCCTATGATGAGCAGATTTTTAACAAGGACATCATCTATAGTCGTTCGTTTGACAAATCCAATTTGGAAGAAGTTCTTAATTATTTGCTGAAAGATTCCAATGTTGGATTTACAATTATCAATAGGGCGCTGATCTTCTATGAGGAAGATAAAACTTTTACCATAAAAGGACGTGTTGTGGACAGTCTGAGTGGTGAAAACCTGATTGGTGCCACTTTGTTGATCGCGGAGAAAGGTAAAAGTAGTTTAAGTAATAAATATGGGTTTTACTCACTGACATTACCACGGGGCGAATACAGTTGTTATGTAAGTTATCTGGGCTATAAAACAAGGGTGGTCTCATTAAATGCTGCGTTAGAAAATAATTACCTGGTCATTAAGCTCGCTCCGGTAGATTTCAACTTGAGTGAGGTGGTGGTCAATGTGGATTCTTCCTTGACTGCGCAGCACATGGGAAGTTTCACCGATAAGATCAATTGGACCCAAACACGAAGAAATGCTTTTTATAAAGGCGAGGCTGATATCATGAAGGTATTACAGATGCAAAATGGGATTAACGGATTAACAGAAGGTGGCAGTAATCTTTTTGTAAGGGGAAGCGGTAAAGACCAGAATCTTATTTTGCTCGATGAAGCTGTTGTTTATAATCCATCGCATCTATTCGGTTTAACCTCGGTGTTTAATTCGGATATTTTGAAGAATACCCAGCTTTATAAGGATGCTATCCCTGCAAATTTAGGGGGACGTCTTTCTTCCATTATGGATATGAGTACCAGAGATGGCGATGCCAATGCTTTTCATGTTTTTGGTGGATCAAGTCTATTGATTGCTCGGGTTGGTGCTGAGGGACCATTTATAAAAAAAGGAAAAGGTGCTTTCATTGCCACTGCACGGGGAAGTATATTAAATGCTTTTAACACAGATTATCGGCTGTTTAATGTCAAAGGTAAGTACAGTGACTATAACGTGAAGTTCAACTATACATTTGACGAGAAAAATCGGGTTTATCTTTCGGGTTACTATGGGCAAGATAAAGTTATTTCACCGAATAAGAATACCAATCGTTGGGGTAATTGGACCTCTACTTTGCGGTGGAACCATGTGCATAGTGACCGATTATTTATGAACCTTTCGGCTATATTCAGTGATTATCATAATAAATTGGATGTCAGTAAACCCGAATCGAGTGACAATCAGATCTGGTTGACACGGATACGCGACTTTAGTTTGAAATCCGATTTTACGTATTTTATGGGATTGGACCGCACCTTGGATTTTGGTCTCCAGGGTACCTTACATCGTTTTAATCCCGGGGAGATATCACCGGTAAATTCAAATACGGAGGATAATATCTTTAGGGCCCAGGCCTATGATTATACGGGTTATATTTCTTTTAACTGGAAGATTGATTCAGCCTTCCGGATTGTTGCGGGAATGCGGGCAAATGCCTTTTTTAATGCCTCCTTTGGACGCTATTATTTATTGGATGGCAGCTCGTATAAGCCGTTGTCAAACGATGCTGACAAGAAAAAATCGTATTATGGTTTAGAGCCACGCCTGTCTTTGCAATATAAAATGAGCAATGATTATGCTTTCCGACTGGCTTATAATCGGAGTTATCAATATTTGCAGTTATTACAGAACGATGAACTTGCTTTTTCCTCGTTGGAAGCGTGGGTACCGGCGGGATTAAATATTAAACCACAATATGTTGATGCGATTTCTTTTCGTATCAACAGATTATTGTATCGTGGAAATATCGGACTGGAAGGGTATTGGAAGAGAATGGGCAATCAGGTCGAATTGATCGATCATGCGCAGTTAATACTCAACCCATTTATCGAAACACAGCTGCGCCAAGGAAAGGGGCGTGCCTATGGACTAGAATTATCCGTCAATCAGCGTATCGGTGAGTTTTCGGGCAGTATTTTCTATAGCTGGTCCAGATCGTTTCGGAAGATCAACGGCATCAATAAAGGAAAAGAGTATGCAGCCAATTTCGATATTCCACATGTGCTTAAGAGCAACTTGTCCTACGATTTGGGGAGGTCGGTGCATCTCAATGCTTTTTATACGATTCATACGGGAAGGCCTTTAACCTATCCAATAGGATTTATGGAATATGAGGGGATATATGTTCCAGTGTATTCAAGCCGTAATTCCCATCGGATGCCTACGTTTAGTCGTTTTGATCTAAATTGCTCGGTAGATTTGGAAACCATAAGGCAGCGAGAGCGAGGAAGAAGACACACCTTGAATTTTGGATTATATAATATATTTGATCAGCGCAATCCACTTTATTATAGTTTCTCCGAAGATAGCAATGGGAATTTGGCAATTCAGAAAACATCCTTTTCTGGGCGGGTTCCCTCGATTAGTTACACCATGAGATTTTGA
- a CDS encoding RNA polymerase sigma-70 factor gives MSNDVDLLKKIVQKDRDAFEAIYKSHFRKLYSLSFRYVREEAIAEELTNDVFMMLWENAGKLAISQSLGAYLSRSVINLSLTYLKKNQRFLKRNNDYSKELDLTDDEDETDRAALYESKLLMIESILEGLPPQCRKIVLMSKYEKMKQQEIADQLGISIKTVKNHLTIAYDKIRVALAKQKTFLLLLIGFLFFSLGLFVQFIIL, from the coding sequence ATGTCAAATGACGTTGACCTGCTTAAGAAGATAGTCCAAAAAGATCGTGATGCTTTTGAAGCTATTTATAAGAGCCATTTCCGTAAATTGTATAGCTTATCTTTTCGGTACGTGCGTGAGGAGGCCATCGCTGAGGAGCTCACTAATGACGTATTTATGATGTTATGGGAAAATGCAGGCAAGTTGGCCATTAGTCAATCACTGGGAGCTTACCTATCTCGCAGCGTTATCAACCTTTCGCTTACCTACCTCAAAAAGAATCAACGTTTTTTGAAACGGAATAACGATTATAGCAAGGAATTGGATCTGACCGATGATGAAGATGAAACTGATCGTGCCGCACTTTACGAATCCAAGTTGTTGATGATCGAAAGTATACTGGAAGGACTGCCGCCGCAGTGTCGAAAAATCGTTCTTATGAGTAAGTACGAGAAGATGAAACAACAGGAAATCGCGGATCAATTGGGAATCTCCATAAAAACGGTTAAAAATCATCTGACCATTGCTTACGATAAAATTCGGGTCGCTTTGGCCAAGCAAAAAACATTTCTGTTGCTTCTCATTGGCTTTTTATTTTTTTCATTAGGACTTTTTGTCCAGTTTATTATCTTATAG